The window TTAGCTTTAAAACTACCACTACTATTGATGAAGCTGCAGGAAATAGATCTGATCAAATTAAAATGAAAGATAGAAGGCTACCAGATTTTTCTATCTACCAAGCAAAAACTAAAAACCATAAAGGCCTTGAAAAATATCTGGATTTAAATAGACTCTCTATTGCCCTCGCATATAGAATGGTTAGCGATATTAAAAATGCAACAAAATACCAGCAACTAATTAACCTAAAAAACCTAAGTTCTAAACAACAAAGACTTTTAAAAATGAGTCGACTACAACTGAAATCTTTGAAAAGAACTCAAAAAATATTAGGCAACTTGGGTTTAAATTTCAGAGCTGGTAATTAAATCAAACTCCTCTTTATCTCTTATATAGTCAGCTTCGTCAAATTCATGCGACGCTAGTACTAGACACATCGCACCGCTAGAGAAATCTGATAGCTCTCTCCATATCATGGTAGGAATTAATAAGCCTTTATTTGGTTTACTTAAGGTCACTTTTTCTTTATGACTACCATTATCTAATTCTACTGTAAAACTACCAGAAACGGCAATCAATAACTCGAGGCATTCTTTATGCGCATGACCACCGCGATATGAGTCACTAGGTACATCATATAAATAATAGACACGTTCTATTTTATAAGGAATAGTGTCTTTTTCCAGCACCGCTAGATTCCCTCGAGGATCTGTAATTTTAGGAATGTCTATTATTTTATAATTCATCTAGTTGATCAAATTTAAATTTCTGAGCTCTTTTTGAAATCAGTTGCTCCTTTTTTGAACAACTTAACCTTTTTGAATGACTCTTTAGGATTTAAAATCATTCCCTTCTTTAATAGAAAAAAAGCATATTTCCATTTTCTAAAGGTAATATTATGATTTAAATATGCGGCAAGTGCACCTCGAGCATAAATTATCCTATCATTAAAAAAGTCTTGACTAGAGTTAATTTGATCATGCTTGACCAGTGAAATATTATGAAAATGAGGCATTAGATCATGAAAAAATGCATCGTTTAAGAATATAAAATTTTCACTATCTTCAAATTGAGCCCCAAGACCAAATCGCTCATCAAACTTCAAATCGTCAATAATTTGTTTATTTCTCTTAAAAGTTATTTCTGGAGATAGAACATTAATTATAGACTCCTTAGTATGCGGTTGTGAGCTTTCAAAATAATTGTAATACAATTCGTTTGTTTCCTTTACCAATGCTTGAAATGTGATAATTGCATTTGGAATTTTACCATGCGTATCAATTACGTGATCTACAGCTTCTGGCAGTACAATACAATCATCGTCAAGAATCCAGCATAGTTCTTTATTGCTATGCTTAATAGCAAGGTTCCTACTCTTACTTAAACCAAACTCTTTACTATTAATGACTCGTATATTTTCATAATCAGAATGCAGCACATTCTCTAAAGACTGGTTAACAATAAGGACAGACTCTTTAATCTGATTTACTTTTTTTTGAAACATCTCTTCTAGGAAAGACAAATCATTGCGGTTCATAGTCGCAATTAGAATTTCTAAATCGGTATTTCTGTAAGTACTCAACTCCTTATCTTTACCTCAAAGATACTTCTATATGCGCATATTGCTAGTAGGTGAATACAGTGGTTTTCATAATTCCTTAAAACATGGCCTTGTACAGCTCGGTCATGAGGTTACTATCGTAGGCGATGGAGATGGATTCAAGCGTTTTCCAGTCGATATAGAAGTAGGCAGCTCTTTCTTTGAGCGCAGTTGGTTCCTGCATAAAGTAAAAGTAGCTTGGTGGAAACTCACAGGTAAGAATCTAGAAGATCGATTGAAGTTGGCACGCTTTCGCGAAAGCGAGAACAAATTAAAAAACTACGACATCGTTCAATTTATTAATTCTAATGCCTTTAATTGTGAACCTCCAGTAGAACGCAAGATGATTGGTTTTCTATTACAGCACAATGAAAAATCTATTCTTATAGCTTGTGGTGACGATTACGAATATTCTAAATACCTGACAGAAGAACACGATGGATATAGTATTCTAGATGCTACAACAATGGGTGAATTTCAGAAAAAACAATTGTTTCACACGTACAAATATCTAGGTAAAGGTTATAAGAATAATTATTTACACCTAGTCGATGAGTCATTGTGTGTCATACCTAGCAATGTAGATTATTCAATGGCTTTATGGAACCAACCCAAAGCTACCCAGATTATACCAGCTGCGATTAATTGTTCCAAATTTGAACTTAGTTTAAATGAGGATTTAAACACAATAGAGATTTTCTTAGGCATCAATCGAGGTAATTACTGGAAAAAAGGCATCTATTATTTTGAGAAAGCACTTGAAATCATCAAGGATAAATACGGTAAAAGAGTAGGCATCACTATCGCAGAAAGTTTGCCTTATCAAGAATATATTTTATCTTATAAAAAAGCACATATTTTATTAGATCAAGTTTTATGTTATGATCAAGGATACAATGCTCTAGAAGCTATGGCGCAAGGTAAGGTTGTATTTTCTGGAGGAAGTGCCGTCTATCTAAAAGCACATAAATTAAGTGCCGTTCCTGTAATTGATGCACAGCCAGACGTTGATTATTTGGTAAAGAAATTATCTTATTTAATAGAACATCCAGAAGTTATAATTTCTACAGGCAAAGCAGCGCGAGCACACATCTTGAATTATCATGATAGTGTAGAAATCGCAAAAAAATATGAAAAACACTACCTTAATATCGGATAAATTTAATTTTAAATTATCCGATATTAAAAAGAAATGATTACATTTGAAGGTGGAAAACTGGAAAAATATAAGAGTTACTTATGAGATGATGGATTTACTCGTTAAGATAGACGAGAAAAAACTACGTCTTGATCAGCATCGTCCTTTCCCTAGTCCTGTAGTTCATAATATTCAAGAAAGTCTAGCCTTAGAATGGACTTATAATTCTAACAGTATTGAGGGAAATACCTTAACATTACAAGAAACTAGAATGGTTCTGGAAGACGGCTTGACCGTAAGCGGTAAGTCTTTACAAGAATATTTTGAGGCAGTAAATCATCATGAAGCTATAGATTATGTAGAGCAATTAGTCCAGCCAGATTACATATTACGAGAAAGAGATATTCTCAATGTTCATGAACTGGTTATGGATCGTATTGACAAAGAATTTGCTGGTCGCATACGTAATGCAGGTGTAAGAATAAGCGGTGCAAACTTTGTACCGCCTAACGCTAGAAAAGTACCTGATTTATTAGAAGAGTTAATCACTTGGGTAAATGAAGAAGAGCTAGAAATGCATCCTATTATTAAGGCAGCTGTTTTTCATCATCGCTTTGTATGGATTCATCCTTTTTTTGATGGAAACGGTCGCACGGCAAGACTGTCATTTAATTTGCTATTTTTAAAAGAAGGATTTCCTCCCGCAATTATTTTGAAAGTAAATCGTAAAAAATACTATACAGCTCTTAACGATGCTAATCAAGGTAACTATGAAAAGCTGTTTTTTCTAGTAGGAAGAGCCGTAATGCGTTCTTTGGAGATATATTTAAGTAATCTAGATGATACTGCTGGTGATTATGCACCTATTTCAAGCCTTGTTAAAGAACCTGGTATTTCTTACGGTCAAGAATATGTAAGCCTTCTAGCAAGGCAAGGTAAAATAGATGCCTATAAAGAAGGTCGTGTCTGGTTTACTACTGAGAAAGCGGTTAAAAATTATGTTGCAGGACGGAAGAGAAAAAGGAAACTGGAGTAGTTAGTAGTTAGTAGTTAGTAGTTAGTAAAATTAGAAATCCACAATTCAAACAAGTTGAATTGTGGATTTTTTATTTTCTCCTTTTGAAAAATTAAAGTTCGAGTTCAAATTCGAGTTTTTATTTATTCTTCCATTGAATGTCTAATCCTGGAAAATCCTCAGCCGTTTTCTCTTTGGCTTGTTTAGGGATAAGAAATTCATATTCTAAAGTTACTTCAAGACCATCATCTAGATAAAAAAGCATGGTCTCTTCACCTTCATAATCACATATCACAATAGCATGAATCTCATGAACATCAAAGTACTCTTCATCTTTGATTTCTATAGGTTCTACAAATTCAAAATAATGAAGCACTCTTGCGCCTTTAAAATAATCGATTTGATCTAAGTAGAGGTCTTTTTCCATATGGCAAAGGTAGTGTTTTGGTATGAGGGATTTAGAATGAGCAAATGGCTTTTATATGGATTATTGATATCTCATTTTAATTCTTCAGGTTCTATTAGATCATAAAAAATGCTTTCTAAGTCTAGATATGTAAATTTATAATGATTATTATTCAATTAAAACGGTTATCAATGTAATTGTGATAAGAAATAGTGAACAACAACAAAAGGCATAAACAATAAAAATATAATGGGAAATAGAATACTTTTAAAACGCTGCCAGTTGACAATAAGTAGAATTATTCCAAAGACACCAATTGTCCAACTTAGTAAAAAATAGGCTGTAAGTAAATACTCAAGAACATTAGCTATCTCAGAACTTAAATACAGTAACAAGAATAAAAAAGGGAGCCAAATTAAAGCTGAAACCTTAAAAAAATTATTCATACTAACTAAACTCAAAAAAAGCCAGCTCTCACAAGCTGGCTTTAGTTTATTGCTTTAATCAATTTATTTAAACCGTGCGATTTACATCAAATGCTTCCAGTAGTTGCGCAACACGTTGAACAAACTGTCCACCTAGCGCTCCGTTTACAACTCTGTGATCGTAGCTATGTGATAAGAACATTTTCATTCTGATGCCGATAAAGTCACCTTCTGGTGTTTCTACTACAGCAGGAACTTTTCTTATTGCTCCAAGAGCCAAAATACCCACTTGCGGCTGATTTATAATAGGTGTTCCAAGGACAGAGCCAAAGGTACCAACGTTAGTTACCGTATAAGTACCACCTTGTGTATCGTCTGGTTTTAATTTTCCGTTTCTAGCTCTATTTGCAAGATCATTTACTGATTTTGCCATTCCTACAAGATTCAATTGATCTGCGTTTTTAATTACGGGAACAATTAAGTTACCATCAGGAAGAGCAGCTGCCATTCCTAGGTTAATGTTTTTACGTTTAATGATTCTATCGCCATCAAGAGCGATATTCATCATAGGAAATTCTTTCAAGGCTTGAGCTACCGCTTCCATGAATATAGGTGTGAACGTGAGGTTCTCTCCTTCTCTTTGCTTGAAGCTGTCTTTATGCTTTTTTCTCCAGTTCCAAATGTTAGTTACATCACACTCGATAAAACTTTGCACGTGTGCACTCGTCTGTACTGACGCTACCATGTGGTGAGCAATCAGCTTGCCCATACGAGTCATTTCTATAATTTCATCTTCTCCATTTACAGATACTGGTGCTGCTACAGGAGCTTGCTTAGGCGCTGCAGAATGAGACGCTGGTGCTGCTGGTGTTGATGGTTCTTTTGAAACTGTTGCAACTTTTCCAGACTTCTTGTCTGCAACATATTTTAAAATGTCGTCTTTTGTAACACGTCCATCTTTCCCAGATCCAGAAATGGACTCTAACTCTGCAATAGATATATTTTCTTCTTTGGCTATGTTTTTAACTAGTGGTGAATAAAAAGAATCACTATCTGAAAAATTAACCGTTTCTGAAACTTGGGTGATTTCTTTTTCTACTTGGCTCGCTGCCGCTTTAACTTCTGGTGTAGAAGGAGCTGGTGTTTGTTCTGCTTTCGCGGAAGCGGAATCACCACTATCTTCACCTTCAGTTTCAATAATAGCTATAGTTTGCCCTACTTGAACGACATCATCTACTTGAAATAAGATCTCAACCAGTTTTCCGTCCACCTCGCTAGGCACTTCACTATCTACCTTATCTGTGGCGATTTCTAACACAGGTTCATCCATTTCTATGGTGTCGCCTACATTTTTAAGCCATGAAGTAATGGTAGCCTCTGCCACCGATTCTCCCATTTTAGGTAATTTAAGTTCAAATTTTGCCATAACTATTTAGGTACTATAACGTTTTCTATTATTTTGCAAAAATAAGAATTATAGACTTTACAATTGCCATAACAACATCTATATAGGAATATTTTAAGAATCAGTGATTAATATTTTATTGATTCTTAATTTTCTATACATATTTTATTTCACCGCGACTTGCGCTACTGTCACTGCCTATGTAAAAATCTCTATTTGGTGATAAAAATCGATGTTTCAAATCTTCAGTCTGCACCATAAAACCTATTATCTCTTGTATCGTGAGTGTCTTTATATCCCATAAAAAAGTAGAATCTCCAAAAGGACAATCCCAAACTTCAGCATGCTTCACTCTTTCGATTTTTAATGGCAAATCCAAGTCTTTGTCCTCCGTAACCAGATATAAATAATTGAGTTCTTTCGCCTTGTTTGCTAGCTTCTGCTTAGGTTTTACAGCAACCATTCCTTTAATCATCAAATCAATCGCCTTTTTCTCTAATGCAGATTGTTTGAAATACTTTTCGTAGAATAATCCCATAGCACCATAAAATCGCTCTAAATAAATTTTATCTTTAATGGTGCTTTCACCTTTAAAATGAATGACTTTTTGATCGCCTAAATAATAATTTTTATAGCCTTTTTGTAATGCGGTATAACTCAAATCGATGTCTTCACCGTACATAAAATACCGCTCGTCAAAACCACCACAATCTTCATAAACCTCTTTCTTACAAAACATAAAAGCACCAACTAGTATATCTACTTTTCCTCTATCGTTTTGACCTACCTCTTTGTAATAATAGTTGCGATCATTGCCTAGCATTTTTTGTCGTGCAACTTTAGGCGTAGGAATATGACGTTTACTTTCCGGGAGGAATTTCCCAGTACCATCGATGAGTTGAGTTCCCAGAAATCCTAGTTGAGGTTGCGCTTTCCCTTCGACAAGCTCAGGGCGGCGCGCGAAAGAAAGACATTCTTCAAACACCTCTTCTCCTACTATCGTATCAGGATTTAATATGCAAATAAACTCACCTTTTGCTTGCGCTACAGCAAGATTATTTCCCTTAGAAAAGCCAT is drawn from Nonlabens dokdonensis DSW-6 and contains these coding sequences:
- a CDS encoding sugar 3,4-ketoisomerase, whose protein sequence is MNYKIIDIPKITDPRGNLAVLEKDTIPYKIERVYYLYDVPSDSYRGGHAHKECLELLIAVSGSFTVELDNGSHKEKVTLSKPNKGLLIPTMIWRELSDFSSGAMCLVLASHEFDEADYIRDKEEFDLITSSEI
- a CDS encoding glycosyltransferase family 2 protein codes for the protein MSTYRNTDLEILIATMNRNDLSFLEEMFQKKVNQIKESVLIVNQSLENVLHSDYENIRVINSKEFGLSKSRNLAIKHSNKELCWILDDDCIVLPEAVDHVIDTHGKIPNAIITFQALVKETNELYYNYFESSQPHTKESIINVLSPEITFKRNKQIIDDLKFDERFGLGAQFEDSENFIFLNDAFFHDLMPHFHNISLVKHDQINSSQDFFNDRIIYARGALAAYLNHNITFRKWKYAFFLLKKGMILNPKESFKKVKLFKKGATDFKKSSEI
- a CDS encoding glycosyltransferase, which gives rise to MRILLVGEYSGFHNSLKHGLVQLGHEVTIVGDGDGFKRFPVDIEVGSSFFERSWFLHKVKVAWWKLTGKNLEDRLKLARFRESENKLKNYDIVQFINSNAFNCEPPVERKMIGFLLQHNEKSILIACGDDYEYSKYLTEEHDGYSILDATTMGEFQKKQLFHTYKYLGKGYKNNYLHLVDESLCVIPSNVDYSMALWNQPKATQIIPAAINCSKFELSLNEDLNTIEIFLGINRGNYWKKGIYYFEKALEIIKDKYGKRVGITIAESLPYQEYILSYKKAHILLDQVLCYDQGYNALEAMAQGKVVFSGGSAVYLKAHKLSAVPVIDAQPDVDYLVKKLSYLIEHPEVIISTGKAARAHILNYHDSVEIAKKYEKHYLNIG
- a CDS encoding Fic family protein, with protein sequence MKVENWKNIRVTYEMMDLLVKIDEKKLRLDQHRPFPSPVVHNIQESLALEWTYNSNSIEGNTLTLQETRMVLEDGLTVSGKSLQEYFEAVNHHEAIDYVEQLVQPDYILRERDILNVHELVMDRIDKEFAGRIRNAGVRISGANFVPPNARKVPDLLEELITWVNEEELEMHPIIKAAVFHHRFVWIHPFFDGNGRTARLSFNLLFLKEGFPPAIILKVNRKKYYTALNDANQGNYEKLFFLVGRAVMRSLEIYLSNLDDTAGDYAPISSLVKEPGISYGQEYVSLLARQGKIDAYKEGRVWFTTEKAVKNYVAGRKRKRKLE
- a CDS encoding dihydrolipoamide acetyltransferase family protein encodes the protein MAKFELKLPKMGESVAEATITSWLKNVGDTIEMDEPVLEIATDKVDSEVPSEVDGKLVEILFQVDDVVQVGQTIAIIETEGEDSGDSASAKAEQTPAPSTPEVKAAASQVEKEITQVSETVNFSDSDSFYSPLVKNIAKEENISIAELESISGSGKDGRVTKDDILKYVADKKSGKVATVSKEPSTPAAPASHSAAPKQAPVAAPVSVNGEDEIIEMTRMGKLIAHHMVASVQTSAHVQSFIECDVTNIWNWRKKHKDSFKQREGENLTFTPIFMEAVAQALKEFPMMNIALDGDRIIKRKNINLGMAAALPDGNLIVPVIKNADQLNLVGMAKSVNDLANRARNGKLKPDDTQGGTYTVTNVGTFGSVLGTPIINQPQVGILALGAIRKVPAVVETPEGDFIGIRMKMFLSHSYDHRVVNGALGGQFVQRVAQLLEAFDVNRTV
- a CDS encoding glycosyltransferase family 2 protein, with product MKLSIIILNYNAAAFLELCIYSVLRATRNIDAEVIVADNNSTDSSLQMLHFVFRDQVQVIAHEENYGFSKGNNLAVAQAKGEFICILNPDTIVGEEVFEECLSFARRPELVEGKAQPQLGFLGTQLIDGTGKFLPESKRHIPTPKVARQKMLGNDRNYYYKEVGQNDRGKVDILVGAFMFCKKEVYEDCGGFDERYFMYGEDIDLSYTALQKGYKNYYLGDQKVIHFKGESTIKDKIYLERFYGAMGLFYEKYFKQSALEKKAIDLMIKGMVAVKPKQKLANKAKELNYLYLVTEDKDLDLPLKIERVKHAEVWDCPFGDSTFLWDIKTLTIQEIIGFMVQTEDLKHRFLSPNRDFYIGSDSSASRGEIKYV